The following coding sequences lie in one Capsicum annuum cultivar UCD-10X-F1 chromosome 5, UCD10Xv1.1, whole genome shotgun sequence genomic window:
- the LOC107870444 gene encoding uncharacterized protein LOC107870444, which translates to MESHRDLATKAISFCLLPSELIQYIILQLALPEIIQLKLVNKSIFSIISDQNFVRNYNNQSSSATWLFLYKKRWRCEAILYGFTDCSNRWFNILIADLLKQVVPPGEDVYFLTANANIFLFALNNRQEVMSVDIMTRMVKKIPPSPLGPRGTSSWRRSGMKLLSCPYNSEHFRFLFAELHESHPTLFEYNSRVERWQFTQAIEVTQELGDDFIFLSASNGRNGSVIIGVRPDQSNSIPVVIRPTFITRGNEEDRLAIGFSWGNAIDILHVYGDGNIMTIKSDKVNKTVRKIKRIELWGLSTNGRYWEFISMAPNELIVDKISKPYGAMIGCMQKTQGITRAILMTNLEGTWETIWLSYNKRDDYWAWLSLPDCNMKGSNLAGVTFSSGLTLT; encoded by the coding sequence ATGGAAAGTCATCGGGATTTGGCCACAAAAGCCATAAGTTTTTGCTTACTTCCATCAGAACTCATCCAATATATAATCCTTCAGCTTGCCTTGCCGGAGATTATACAATTGAAACTTGTCAACAAGtctattttctctattatttctgATCAGAATTTCGTACGCAATTACAATAATCAATCAAGCTCTGCCACATGGCTGTTCCTCTACAAGAAACGGTGGCGCTGTGAAGCCATTCTCTACGGCTTCACAGATTGTTCCAACCGGTGGTTCAACATATTGATCGCTGATTTGTTAAAACAAGTGGTTCCACCAGGTGAAGATGTCTATTTTTTGACTGCAAATGCTAATATATTCCTCTTCGCTTTGAATAATAGGCAAGAAGTCATGTCAGTTGATATTATGACTAGGATGGTGAAAAAGATCCCTCCAAGTCCGTTAGGTCCACGTGGTACATCGTCATGGCGAAGATCTGGTATGAAATTACTGTCTTGCCCTTATAATTCCGAGcattttagatttttgtttgCTGAATTACATGAAAGTCATCCAACTTTATTTGAGTATAATTCAAGAGTTGAAAGATGGCAATTTACCCAAGCAATAGAAGTTACCCAAGAGTTGGGAGATGATTTTATTTTCCTAAGTGCATCTAATGGACGAAACGGAAGTGTTATCATAGGCGTGAGACCTGATCAAAGCAACAGTATTCCAGTTGTCATCCGACCAACATTCATCACCCGAGGGAACGAGGAAGATCGATTAGCcattggatttagttggggaaaTGCCATCGATATATTACACGTGTACGGTGATGGAAACATAATGACTATTAAATCAGATAAAGTGAATAAGACAGttagaaagataaagagaatagAGTTATGGGGGTTGAGCACAAATGGGAGGTATTGGGAATTCATATCAATGGCACCAAATGAGTTGATTGTTGATAAAATAAGCAAGCCATATGGTGCTATGATAGGGTGTATGCAAAAAACGCAAGGCATAACAAGGGCAATTTTGATGACCAATCTTGAGGGTACATGGGAAACAATTTGGTTAAGCTATAACAAAAGGGACGACTACTGGGCGTGGCTTTCATTACCTGATTGCAACATGAAGGGCTCCAACCTGGCTGGAGTCACATTCTCCTCTGGTTTAACCTTGACCTAA